The Thermofilaceae archaeon DNA segment TAGTAGAGGGCCTGAAGTTGCTAAATCCCGATAGCATAAAGTTTAGTTAGTTTAATTAGAGATTAAAATATAAAACAAATTGAATATTTAACTATTAAACTATAATAATTTATTTCAAGCAAGTATGAAATTACTCAGGCAATTCAGGTATAGGCGACGAAGGCGCGGAGCCCCAATAATATAACTCATGGGGTAAGCGCGCGTGTAAATTAGACACGTGATTGCATAGTAGATGCCTCTGCTATCCTTAAGTGAAGTAAATGATGCCGATATGAACGAAAACTGTTAGAACAGTAACAGTAAACTCTGCGGGAAGCCTTGTTCACCTCACTACTTGCCGCCCTCGTGAACGTTGAAGTCGATCCTATCCCTGCCACGGACAGCTTAAGTATAATTTCGTACCATCCATTGTCAAGCAGGATGCATCGGCTTTTGATCTCGGCATCTTTGACTAACCGCTAAACTCACTCATAATTACGTCAATCCACGAATGCCAGAGACTACAACCGTCACCATCTTTCATAACAATCAGCCTCCCTTGAGAAAAACGGCGACAGGTGCTTCCGATGTAGATCCGCTAGATATAGGTCTCTAAACCTGCCGACTCTAGGCTTTATCGCGTCTCCATCGATAGTTTTAGCAGTAGGGACAAACTCTACGCCCATATCAGGTCGTTCTCCAACGAGAGCCGCCCCTTCTCTTAGCATCGGAGTCGAAGCAGACTAGTGCAGCAATGTTAACATAATAGGAAGGGGAGAGCTCCTTTAAGCTACTCACCGGTGGTATACATCCTTATCTTGAGAACAGAACTATGAATACGCCTTCGCACAGCAGAGCTGGAGTTCAGCGGCAGGGTGTTAAGGGTCTCAACGTAGACCCTTAACACTATATTCTGCAGATAATTCCCCTCTTGGGCCTCGCAACTCTACCCTCGCGTTCCTCACTACTTTCGCGTTCCTGCTATTAGATCCTCCTTCAGCCTTTCCGCACCCTTGCGAGAGCGTTCTCGAGCATGACGCTATACTCGAGCGGGTCTACATGACGTAAGCCCCATTCCGATGCTCGTGCGGGAGCCGATAAACGAGAACTCGATCAAGATATCCCCCGACCAATTGTTAGCCTCCTTACCGTGCTCTTCATAATCTTCGACCCCCTCCTTACCGCAACCCTCCTCTCCACCCTCAAGCCCTCACCCCTGGGCACTTCTTCCAGCACGCTTGGCCTATAATTAGACCGTTCACGTGCGAAATGACTTCCTCCTTTCCCACGTCAAGCCATTAGCTATTGACGAAACTGTAGCCCATTCTGTACCTCCGCTCGTGTATGTACTGCAGCGCGCCTATAATTTTTAGCCCCCTCCAGCTCGACTACGGCTCCCATAATATCGAAGGTAAAAGGTGAGGAAGATGAGGTCTTGAAAAGGTACACTTCAATCAGAGCGTACCTGCTCGGCGGCTCTCTCGGCTCTCGCACCGTCGGACCCCAGAGAGGTGTCGCTCCTCGTCCCATACCCTCGACGCGGCTCCCTGGCTACCTTCACCAACTCGCTCATATTTTTCACTCGAACTTTTCCCTTTCTCTCAGCTGCGCGTTTCTGGCCATCTTCCACCGCCCAATCTAGGCCTGCATCCCATCCTTCTCCTCGCAGCTTGGAGGTAGCCAAACGAGAAAAGGGGAAACAAAATAGAAGGGAAATGAGGCATTTTAGCTTACAGTTACACTCGACGACTGGGGCTATGTGGGCCTTCGACCTACCGCTTCTCAGCTTGACCATCATGATGCAGCGTCCCTAGGCCCGCGCGAAGCTCATACTTTCAGGCCTCAGCCCTGCGATCCTGAAAGCCCTCAAAGCCTCGACCAGGATCTCTAACCTTTAAGGTCACCTCGAGCTCGTCCGCGCAACCATGGCAGCAGCGCGAAGAAGCAGCCTGCGCGGTAAGGGTGCGACCCTGCCGGGATGCACTCTGTCGCCGGAGCGCTGAAAGGTGGGCGAGTAGGCCGCTGTCCCAAGGCGACAATGACCCATAACCCGCCCCAGTCGCTTACGGTTAAACCGCGGCGGCCAGGAACGGGTCCCTGCTCAAAGGCGGAAGTCAATGAAGGGGGAATACACTATGACGTGGACTTAGTAAATTAAATAAACCCTAACATGTCGAGCAGCTAGGGCCGGTAGCTCAGCACGGTAGAGCGACGGGCTCTTAACCCGTAGGCCCCGGGTTCGAATCCCGGCCGGCCCGCCATTTTGGTGATTGATCGAAATGAACATTCGTTAAACGACCGAGAAAAAGGAAGTGTAAAGTATTAAAGCTTGAGAGCGCACCTCTAGACTTGGAGCGCGCTGGCTGCAACCGAGTACGCGTATTCATCTTATTTATGGAAACTTCTTCTACGTATGCTCACAAGTAAAGTAAAAAAATTAAAATTTGTTAACTGATCCCAACGTCCCAATGAATTCAAAAAACTCTAAGAGCATCGCCTACATTACACCCTTCGACCCTCGCTCTTACAGGAGGCCCTACCTTGTAAAAAGAGCTTTACCGTTCGCAAGTATATACTACTACAGGAAGATAAGGGACTCGAACTGGTTACTATGCAGAGTTTTAAGGCTTAATAATCGCCTATCGAGGGTAGAGCTAAGGATCTACCAGCATACGCGAAGCGGCGGGGATGCATTGGTGACTGCTTTGGTTACTGATGTTCTGAACAAAGCGCTGCTCGCGCGTCTTAAAGCTGACACTGTTATAACGCTAAACCCATTCCTAGGATCGAGGAGGATATGGGGGAGCAGAGTAATTATCATAGATTGGATGGACGTGCATATGTGGCCTTGGGATGAACTGAACCTTTTCGATATTGAAGCTGTTGAGGAGGCTGACGGTGTGATTTTCTGGAGTAGACCACTCCTGGAAATTATGAAGAAACGGCTCAAATTAAGGAATTATACGTATGTTCCGCACGGTATAGATTTAGGCGAATTTGACCCGACGAAAGTTAACCCGAAAAGCTTTAGGAACAAGTACAGGTTAGGTGATAGTTTTCTCGTCGCTTACAGTGGGGGTGTTTGGTCGTACCGCGGAGTCGACTTGCAAGGCGTTCGGAAGGTCATTGAAGCTGTTGCGCTTGCAAGTAGACAGTTGCCAAACCTTAAGTTGGTTTTGCAGTTAGGAAGAGTAGACTTGGATTTGATACACTTTTGCAAAAAACTTAGAGTATTAGATAAAACTCGAATTATAGGCCCGCTACCTTATAGCGACCCTGAGAGGTTGGGCCTGTTCGCTGCCGCCGATGTTCTCGTTGCGCCTAACTCTGCTCACCCATCCGTTTACTATGCCGAGCGCATTAAGTTCTTCCACTATATGGCTGCGGGGAGGGCGATCTTAGCGGAAAAAACACCGGGAGCAATCAGTGTTTTTGGTAATACAGCATATTATGTTGAGCTGGACGATGTTGAAGCGTTGGCTGATGCCATAGTTGAGCTGCACGATGATTGCTCTCTGAGAAATAGCTTAGGCAAGCTTGCCCGAGAAAGAGTCACATCGTTATTTGAGTGGAATGTTATAGCACCGAGGCTTAAGGATTTCGTTAATAATATCCTTAAGGAGCAAAATAGTTATTAAATTCAATAAATTTTGTATGTAATATATCTTGAAAAGTTAACCTACAAAACTGAGGATTTATTTCCCGTGACTTCGGCGGTGAGTGATTTTTCATGGAATTACCGTTGAGAAGGGGTGAAAACCCTATCATCCTGCATCTATCGTCCTAAATACTCGAAGTGCGCTGGTACTCGTTTGAGACCTTTGACGTTTTTGGGGCTGAAACAGTTGATTGAGGTGGCGGGGAAGCCCCGTTTCTCAGTGGGTGCTGAAGAACTTAGGTATCTGCTAGAGTACGGGAGGCGACTATCGTGCTATACGATGCTGAAGAAAGAAGAACTTGAGGAGGGCGCTTCGCGATGCTGAAGTGGTTTTCGATCTAGCGGACATTGCTAGCTGTTGCCGCTCTGCATCGAGCTGTTGGTGGTGTTTTCAATGTGGTGACGGAGAACGCTTCTCTCTCCGAGGTGATTGATGCTGTGAGGGGGGTGGTTCCGAGCGTGAGGGTGAGCATTGTTGAACCCCCTCATCCGCAGCAAACCTCCTACGGCGTTAGCGACGAGAGGATAAGAGGCCTCGGCTTCCAGCCGAAAGGCTCCCTCGAGAAGGGCGTGAGAGAAGTAGTAGAACGCTTCAAAGCCTTCCTCCCATGTGTACGCAAACGGTGCAGAGCAGCACTTCGGTGGATGCTTAAACTCGTAATTTTAAACGCACGAAATTCAGTTAGTAGAATTTTGAATGCTGTGATATTTAACTCTGTATGTAGATTGGCTGTTTGAGAGAAGGCGATAAAAGCTTCTACCTGCTGGCTTTGGTGTGGAGAAGACGATCTCAGTAGTAATTCTCTCCAAGAATAACGGAAGGACGCTCGGTTTCACACTGCTCAGTGTTTTAAAATCGAAGCTTCCCCCAGGTTACTCTAGGGAGGTTATAGTCGTTGATGCTCATAGTACTGACAATACTCAAAGGATACTGGATCGCTTTCGTCCCTACATTAAAGTAGTATACGATGAGGGCAGAGGAATCGGAATCGCTAGGAACATCGGTGTTTTAGCTTCGAAAGGCAGCTACATTTGTTTCGTGGATGCTGATTGCATCGTGGGCGCAGACCATTTCGCGAGAGTTGTCGAAGCCTTCGAGAGGGGGGCTGATGTAGTCGATGTGAAAGCGGGCGGTTCTCAGGCTTCGACTAAAATCGAAAGATTGGAGGAGTTAGTGTGGCGTTACGGCAGGGCTTACTCTGAAGAGATGATGAGAGGGCGTTGCTTCGCCGGAGGGGCCTTCATCGCCTTTAAGCGCGATGTTTTCGATCGAGTGAAGGGCTTCTGGTTGTACCCACCGTACGGTGCCGATGATCTCGACTTTAGCTTCCGAGCTTGGAAAGCCGGTTTCAGGATTAGTGTGGTGGAGGTGCCTGGAACTGCGAGCAGGTTCAGGAGAGGAGTGAGGGAGCTCATTAGGCAGCAGATAGGATGGGGGAGGGGCATTGCGCACGTAATAGCCAGGTACAGGCATGATCGCGACTACTGGAGATGCTATAAACTGAACTCCTTCCTCTACAGGGTTCTCGGTGACGCTGTTTGGCTCTACCCAATCGTAGCTGCCCTATTAGCACCTGTGAGAGGCTTTCAATTGAGCCTAAAGACACGTAAGCCGGAAATGTTCTTCTACTGGACCGTGCGTAGGTGGGCTTTCCTTTACGGCATTCTGAGCGAGCTGCGACGTGCCTTCCTTGCGCAGGGGGTGCGGGCGAAAATAAAGGTGCGTGAAGCTTAAACGCCCAGCGCAAGTTGATCAACTGTGAAGTTGCTCCTTGCGTCGCCGCGCGTGAGCGGTATAGGGGGTGTCGCTCAGCACGTATCCAAGCTGCGGAGTATGCTCGAGGCCCGCGGTTTCACGGTTGACGTGGTATCGGTGGAGAACACGCCGCATGTGCCAGTGAAGGGGCTCTACAACCCCAGTTTCGCGCTGTTCTCCGCTCTCAAGACGCTGCTCCGCAACCTGGAGGGGAGGAGGTACGATGTAGCCCATGGCCACAACGTGCCATCCTGGCCCGCCATCAGGGTGGCGCGCGCGGAAGCCAGGGTTCTCACGCAGCACGGCGTCTACTCCCAGCAGATCGGGCTGCTCCACGGGAGGCTATTAGGTGAGTTGAGCAGGTGGTTTGAGAGGAAGGCTGTGGGAAGCGTCGACGCAGTGACTTGCGTTTCTCGCAGCACGTGCGAGTTCTACAGGAGCAGGGGCATTAACGCCATCTACATCCCGAACGCCGTGGACCTGCGGGAAATGCCTTCTGAGGGCTTGAGGATGTACGATAGGCAGGTCGTTTACGTGGGGCGGTTAAGCCGCGAAAAGGGCTTCGACGTGCTCCTCGAGGCCGCTGAAATGCTGAACCCGGATGTACACTTGGTCGTCGTTGGATCGGGGGTGGGAGAGCTCGAGGAGCGCGCCCGCGCTCTCTCCCAGCGCTTGAGGAACTTCCACTACCTGGGGTATAAGCCGAGAGAGGAGGCGCTGAAGGTGATCAAGGGAAGCGATCTGCTCGTCCTACCGTCGCGTGTGGAGGGGATGCCCACCGTCCTGCTGGAGGCGATGGCCTTGAAGACCCCCATCCTCGCCTCGAGGATCCCTGGGGTCCTCGACGTGGTCGATGACACGTGCGCCGTTCTGATCGAGCCGGGAGACCCCAAGGGGCTCGCCGACGCCATAAACAGGTGCGTAATCGAATACCCGAGAACCTTCATCGAGGAAGCATTCAGGAGAGTTGTGGAGGAATTCAGCTGGGATAGAGTTGCCCAGGAGTATGTAAGGCTCTACGAGCGTCTTCTGGGTAGCTGAGAGACAACTTTGACCTCTCGAGGGAAAACCTCTACGCTGCTGCGATTTACCGAGCATGCACCGTATCTTTCTTCATCTGGGAGAAGCGACGGATAGCAATATGCAAGGAAAAGTTTATATATAAATTTTAGCCTACATACTTGATGCGATGTGCGGCAGCGGGGAGGAGGAGTTGAAAGATTGGGTAAGAGTGCTCCGGACCTTAGCGAATCCGATAAGGCTGCGTATGCTAGCCTTGATCGCGGCGCGGCCGAGGCACGCGTACGAGCTTTCAAAGCTGCTGGGTCTCTCGTACCCGCTGGTGCACATGCACCTTCGGGCATTGGAGAAAGCGGGGCTCGTGGAAGGAGCGTACGTAGAGGAAGCCAGGGTGAAGCGAGTCTACCGGTTGAAGGACTTTCGGCTGGTGCTAGATGGGGAAACCCTCAGGAAGCTGGGTGAGAAGCTTGAGAATGGGTAGCGTTGTGGCCTCCGTGGTCACGCTGGCGGCGGTTGTCGCCGCCGCTCTAATGGCCGTCTACGTGCCGATCCGTCTCTTTGAGCTATCCGGAACAGGTGGGCTAAACATTATTGCGGCCGGCGTCTTCAGCGCCATAAGCATGATCGCGGGAGCGGTAGTGGCCTTCTTCGCGGTGGTTATCGGTGTTCCACTTTTGACAGGTGTTACCCGTAGCCCCGAAGAGAAAGCCGAGCTCTCCCTAAGGCGGAAGGAGCTTGAGGAGAAGCTGACAATGTACAGGGCCAGGCAGAGGGCTATGCTCGAGGAGCTTGACGAGATTAGGAGGGTGCTTGAGGAGATCCGTGACATACTCAAGGAGGGTGTTGAAGGATGAGCGGCGAGCTCAGGTACGTGGAGCTTTCGGACGAAGAGGTTGATCAATTGATACTGCAGAGGCTGCGGGAGATCAAGGAGCTGCTCAAGGAATTGAGGGACGTGCTGAAGAAGGCGAGCGAGTATGGCTGAGCTCTTCGACCTGTACGAGAGAGCGCTGAGGACCGGCAAGGTTAAAGGTGGATCGGTGAGGATCAGCGGTGCTGGCCGAGTCAGCGGCGGTACCTACGAGAGCATTACCGTCAGCGGCTCTGCGATCGTTGATGGAGATGTCGAAGCTGAAACCGTTAGGGTTGCCGGCTCAACCTCTTTCCGCGGCAGCGTAAGGGCAGGCGAGATCTCTATTTCCGGCTCCGCGAAGGTGGAAGGAAGCGTGAAAGGGGGGCTTCTAAAAGCGAGTGGCTCGCTGTCCGTAAAGGATGTCATCGAGTGCGAGGAAGCTTGGGCCGCGGGATCGCTGAGGGCACGATCCTTGAAGGGCAAAATCGTTCGGCTAGCTGGGGCATTTAAAATCGAGGATGAGTTAGACGCTCAACTCGTGGAGCTCAAGCTGTCAAACGACTCAAGCTGCCGCGCCCTCAGAGGGGAGGAGGTGAGCATCGAGCGCTCTGGGGGCACTTTCCGGATGTTCCTCAGGTTCACCCGCAGGCATCCCACCTTGAAGGTGGAGCTCCTCGAGTCGAAACTAGTTAGAGCCAGGGACGTTGTGATCGAGGGACGAATCAAGGCGGATAGAGTTGAACTATACGGTGAAGCTGCAGTAGCGGGAGTCGTCGAAGGAGAAGTCGTTAAGCTCTAGCGAAGGAGAACCGATTTTAACCATTAACCCCCCTTTTCTCCCGCATGCGCGCATACGTGTTCAGAGTCGTAGTCCCCCGGCGCGACTGGGGGCGGGTTGAGTGGCTCGCCGAATTTTTGAAAAAGGAGAATGTCGAGCTGCTCTACACTCGGGTTGATCAACTGTTCAGCGAGAGAGCCGATCTGGATTCGATCGAAGTGGCCTTCCTGCTGCGGGGCGATGCGAGAGCTAGGAGGGAGCTGGAGAGGAGGCTCGCGGAGAGCCTTAGGGGGAGCATAGGCTTCTTCGTTTCGTACGTGAAGCTGGAGGATTAGCCGAGGAGCTTGAGGAGGAGCTCTTTAGCATCCTCGAGGGTGCCGGAGTCCCTCAGCCTTATCAGGAGCCGGTCTGGCGCAACGTAGGTCAGCGAGTGGCCGCCGTAATCGAACTTCACGAGGGCTTCGCCCAGCTTCAGGCTAACCTTAGCCTTCGACGAGATCCTCCTCAAGATCTCCTCCTGTGCCCCCTCCCTGATGAAAGCGACGAATGTGGCTGCAGTCTGGCACACGACTTCGATCCTGGAGAACAGATCCTCGAGCCCCATCGCGGCTAAAACCCTCAAAGCTTATTTTAGATTTTCTCGTACCGATAGAGATAAGAACGACACGCCGGGCTCGTGGGTGTGGCGAGTAGACAGGTACTAATCTCAACTACACCGTCCATCCCCGGCTTCAGAATCGTCAAAGTCCTCGGTGTCGTGACGGGTATGAGCATACGGACCCGCGGGGCTCTGGGCCGCTTCGCAGCCTCGATTGAGGCTCTCGTCGGCGGCCGGGCGGAATCCTACATCTCAGAGCTGAAAAAGACTCGTGATGAAGCGGTACAGGATCTCGTGAACGAAGCTTGGAAGCTGGGTGCGAACGCAGTCGTAGGTGTGGACTTTGAAACCTCCGAAATCCTCGAAGGCTTCATAATCGTAACAGCAACAGGGACGGCTGTTCTAGTCGAGCCCGAGCAGCAGGGGCCGCAAGGGAAATAAGAGAGGAGTCACAGCGTTAGAGCAGTGATGAAGGGTACCAAATCGGATCAGTGAAGATTCAGAAAAAATCTGATCCTCGCTACTGTACTTTTCCGGGGGCGTGGGCTAGCCTAACCCACACTTGCATAGGCCCGGGCTCGCGGTTAGCCCAAGCGTAGTACGGTACCGCTGTGAACTCCACCTCCCTAGCCCGCTCCTCCACCTCGCCGAGGCGCGCGTAGAGCCTCTTCTCCCAGCCGCTGGCTTCCAAGGCTAGCGCTCTACCCTTAACCACTGCCACGCCTCCAAGAAGGTCTGGGCGCCACTCCACTCTCATCTCAGCCGGTACCAGGGCTAGGTTCCAGACATCGTGGCTGTTGTCGGCCTGCTCCAAGCAGTAGACGAGGGGGCCGTACTTTATGGCGCACCTGCACGTGTTGTAGGTGACCCATGGGTGGCTTACGAGGAAGTACGGACCCATCTCGAATCTAAGCGCAACCCTATCGCCCTCCCTCCACCTCCTCTTCACCTCAAGGAAGGTGCCCGGTCGCACTGGCTCCAATTTTTCCCCGTTCACCTCGACTTTAGCTGCACGAGTCCAGCCCGGGATTCTCACGAAGAGGGAGAACTCGTCGACACCCCGCGGCCTCACCTCGATATCGACCTGCCCATCCCACGGGTAGTTGGTGCGCTCGATCAGTTCCACAGATCCTCCGTCAAGCTCGATTGTGGCTCTACTGGCTGCGTAGAGCACCGTGTAGATGCCCATCCGCGTCTTCGCGTAGAGCATCCCGGGGACGTAGGCGATCAGCCTGGCGATGTTCGGTGGGCAGCAGGCGCACTCAAACCACCTCTGCCTCCTGTGCCTCCCCCTATCCGCGAGCGGGTTAACGTAGAAGTACAGGTCCCCACTGAGCGAGATGCCGGCGAGCGCACCGTTGTAGAGGGCCAGCTCCATTACGTCCGCGAACCGGGCCTCGCCCGTCGCTAGCAGCATCCTCCAGTTCCACATCACGTTGGCAACGGCGGCGCACGTCTCCGCGTAGGCCCTCTCGTTGGGGAGCTCGTAGGCTTCGCCTATCGCCTCCCCCTCGTACCTCGACCCCACGCCACCGGTCACGTACATCTTCCTCGTGACGAGGTCCTCCCAGAGGCGCTCCAACGCTCTGAGGAGCTCCGCATCACCGTCCTCCATGTAGACGTCGGTAGCACCGCAGCAGAGGTAAAGCGCTCTCACGGCGTGCCCTGTGATCTCGGTCATCTGCTTGAACGGCACGTGATCCAGGTGGTAGGGGCTCCCGCCGATCAGCCCCCTCCCCCTCCTCTCGATGAGGAGCCGGGCCAGCTCCAGGTACTTGCGCTCCCCCACTTCCCTGTAGAGCTCGACGAGCGCCATCTCGACCTCCGGGTGCCCGTCGACAGCCTCCCGTCTGCCGGGGCCGAAGACTTCGTAGATGTGGTCGGCGAACCTGACGGCAGCGTCGAGGAGGTCTTTTTCACCCGTGGTTCTCCTCCTCGCGACCGCCGCTTGGAAGAGGTGGCCGGCGCAGTACATCTCGTGCAGGTCGCGCAGGTTCGTCCACCTCTCCCCCTTCCTCTCAAAGGTGAAGAAGGTGTTCAGGTAACCGTCCCCATCCTGCGCCGCGATTATCTCGGTTACAGCGCGATCCACCATCCCTTTCAACCGGGCGTCATGCTCGTAAGCTAGGGCCCACTGGGCCGCTTCCACCCACTTGTAGACGTCCGAGTCGTTGAAGACGAGCCCCCTGAAAGGCCCCTTGATTTTACCGGCTGCCCGCCTGAAGTTATCGATGCGCCCCGTCTCCTCCAGCAGCTCGTACTGCGACGGCAGCGTCACATCGATCAGTTTTCTGAGGCGTGGAGCCCAGAAGCCGTCCATTAGCCTGACGCGCCCAAGAGGTACCGGCTCCAGCTTAGCGTAGGGGCTCTTCGAGGTATCAACTACGAGCTGCCGCACGCAGCTCCGGTGATTGTTCGCTGAAATGCTTTTCCCTAACCATTTTTAACTATAGAGCATAAGTCTAAAAAATGTTCTGGCGGCTACAGACTTGTGAGCGAGCTGGAGGGGGGAGAGAAGCTATTGGAGGAGGCTAGGAGCGCCATAAGACAGTTCGGCGACCTGCAGTACGAGCTGAGGGACTACGAGAAGCGGAGGAGCGAGGTGCTCCGCATGTACTCGACGGGGCAGGTTTCCAGGGAGGTTTTCGAGAACCTCATGGGCGAGCTCAAGCAGAAGATGCTCCCCCTCGTGAAGAGGTACTTCGAGCTGAAGTGGAGGCTGAGGGAGCTCGAGTCGCAGCTACGGCTTGTGGTGACCAAGCTTAGCGTCGAAGCTAGGGCTTCGGAGAGTTCACCGTACAGAGCCAGCTTCGAGAGGGATCAGCGCTTGAGGGCTACGCTCTCCAGGGTGGGTAGTACGTTGGAGGACGTTCAGCAGACCCTGAAGAACGTTGATGCTGAAAGGGAGCTGAGGATGCTGGACGTCCTTCTCGACGTCCTCCCGCGGGAGGAGGTCGAGGCGTGGAGGCAGGCGGTCAGTGAAGTGCTGGAAGGGTGGTCTCGAA contains these protein-coding regions:
- a CDS encoding glycosyltransferase → MLTDPNVPMNSKNSKSIAYITPFDPRSYRRPYLVKRALPFASIYYYRKIRDSNWLLCRVLRLNNRLSRVELRIYQHTRSGGDALVTALVTDVLNKALLARLKADTVITLNPFLGSRRIWGSRVIIIDWMDVHMWPWDELNLFDIEAVEEADGVIFWSRPLLEIMKKRLKLRNYTYVPHGIDLGEFDPTKVNPKSFRNKYRLGDSFLVAYSGGVWSYRGVDLQGVRKVIEAVALASRQLPNLKLVLQLGRVDLDLIHFCKKLRVLDKTRIIGPLPYSDPERLGLFAAADVLVAPNSAHPSVYYAERIKFFHYMAAGRAILAEKTPGAISVFGNTAYYVELDDVEALADAIVELHDDCSLRNSLGKLARERVTSLFEWNVIAPRLKDFVNNILKEQNSY
- a CDS encoding glycoside hydrolase family 127 protein; amino-acid sequence: MRQLVVDTSKSPYAKLEPVPLGRVRLMDGFWAPRLRKLIDVTLPSQYELLEETGRIDNFRRAAGKIKGPFRGLVFNDSDVYKWVEAAQWALAYEHDARLKGMVDRAVTEIIAAQDGDGYLNTFFTFERKGERWTNLRDLHEMYCAGHLFQAAVARRRTTGEKDLLDAAVRFADHIYEVFGPGRREAVDGHPEVEMALVELYREVGERKYLELARLLIERRGRGLIGGSPYHLDHVPFKQMTEITGHAVRALYLCCGATDVYMEDGDAELLRALERLWEDLVTRKMYVTGGVGSRYEGEAIGEAYELPNERAYAETCAAVANVMWNWRMLLATGEARFADVMELALYNGALAGISLSGDLYFYVNPLADRGRHRRQRWFECACCPPNIARLIAYVPGMLYAKTRMGIYTVLYAASRATIELDGGSVELIERTNYPWDGQVDIEVRPRGVDEFSLFVRIPGWTRAAKVEVNGEKLEPVRPGTFLEVKRRWREGDRVALRFEMGPYFLVSHPWVTYNTCRCAIKYGPLVYCLEQADNSHDVWNLALVPAEMRVEWRPDLLGGVAVVKGRALALEASGWEKRLYARLGEVEERAREVEFTAVPYYAWANREPGPMQVWVRLAHAPGKVQ
- a CDS encoding glycosyltransferase family 4 protein; amino-acid sequence: MKLLLASPRVSGIGGVAQHVSKLRSMLEARGFTVDVVSVENTPHVPVKGLYNPSFALFSALKTLLRNLEGRRYDVAHGHNVPSWPAIRVARAEARVLTQHGVYSQQIGLLHGRLLGELSRWFERKAVGSVDAVTCVSRSTCEFYRSRGINAIYIPNAVDLREMPSEGLRMYDRQVVYVGRLSREKGFDVLLEAAEMLNPDVHLVVVGSGVGELEERARALSQRLRNFHYLGYKPREEALKVIKGSDLLVLPSRVEGMPTVLLEAMALKTPILASRIPGVLDVVDDTCAVLIEPGDPKGLADAINRCVIEYPRTFIEEAFRRVVEEFSWDRVAQEYVRLYERLLGS
- a CDS encoding polymer-forming cytoskeletal protein; this encodes MAELFDLYERALRTGKVKGGSVRISGAGRVSGGTYESITVSGSAIVDGDVEAETVRVAGSTSFRGSVRAGEISISGSAKVEGSVKGGLLKASGSLSVKDVIECEEAWAAGSLRARSLKGKIVRLAGAFKIEDELDAQLVELKLSNDSSCRALRGEEVSIERSGGTFRMFLRFTRRHPTLKVELLESKLVRARDVVIEGRIKADRVELYGEAAVAGVVEGEVVKL
- a CDS encoding glycosyltransferase, encoding MEKTISVVILSKNNGRTLGFTLLSVLKSKLPPGYSREVIVVDAHSTDNTQRILDRFRPYIKVVYDEGRGIGIARNIGVLASKGSYICFVDADCIVGADHFARVVEAFERGADVVDVKAGGSQASTKIERLEELVWRYGRAYSEEMMRGRCFAGGAFIAFKRDVFDRVKGFWLYPPYGADDLDFSFRAWKAGFRISVVEVPGTASRFRRGVRELIRQQIGWGRGIAHVIARYRHDRDYWRCYKLNSFLYRVLGDAVWLYPIVAALLAPVRGFQLSLKTRKPEMFFYWTVRRWAFLYGILSELRRAFLAQGVRAKIKVREA
- a CDS encoding YbjQ family protein, which codes for MASRQVLISTTPSIPGFRIVKVLGVVTGMSIRTRGALGRFAASIEALVGGRAESYISELKKTRDEAVQDLVNEAWKLGANAVVGVDFETSEILEGFIIVTATGTAVLVEPEQQGPQGK
- a CDS encoding winged helix-turn-helix domain-containing protein — translated: MCGSGEEELKDWVRVLRTLANPIRLRMLALIAARPRHAYELSKLLGLSYPLVHMHLRALEKAGLVEGAYVEEARVKRVYRLKDFRLVLDGETLRKLGEKLENG